Genomic segment of Eupeodes corollae chromosome 2, idEupCoro1.1, whole genome shotgun sequence:
TCCGAAAGAGAACATGCTCTGCACCATATAgtaagactgggatgattacagttttgtacagtgtcttcttggtacttcgcgatagggccttattcctctATTGCTtccttaggccaaagaaacagcgattagcaagaataattctacgtttgatttTAGCGATAATGTCATTTGCAGAGATAACAACAGTACCCagatatataaattaatttaccacctcgaagttatacaTATCAATGGTCACCTAGTCTAAGATGGGAATCGGATCTATTTGATGACAGTAAATAGTTCTTTCTTTTTCTCGTTAACCCATTTAGTTCGCTTTAGACTCGATAGGGGATACACGtaactgctcgtttggttcttcccataacgTTGGTATTTCGCACCACTctctcaagaacaatattgaagcaccTACTTGACAGCGCATTGCCTTGTTTAAGTCCTCCGGTgatttcgaaggtttcggttgCGTCTCCACCAATTTGTACGCTGCAACGAGACTTCTCCAACGTCATCCTAATAAGTTGTATCAGTTTGGCAAGGATACCAAAACTCGACATGGCACTGTCATAGactgctttgaaatcgatgaaaagatgatgcGTGGCGATGTTATATTTTAAGGTCTTCTCCTGGCGTAGAAAATTTGATAGATGGTGGTTTTTCTAGACCTGAAGCTGTGAAGGCAGATAATGGCTCACATAATACGCTAGACAGGATCTTGTTgacgatgtttaaaaggctgatgcctctgtagttggcgtagAGAAGGGGGACATCTTTCTTATGGATCGGACAGATAGTGCCTCAATTCCACTCGTCGAACATGCTTTTGATTCAGATTTTGGTtttgagttggtgcatgctccttaccagatcAGTTCCCGCGTGCTTGAAAAGTTCCGCCTGTGAACAGTCATCACGGGCAGCTTTTTTCGACTTCAGCCTGATGATGGTAACTCTAATCTCATTTAGGTTGGGTGGGTGGAACTGTAGGTCATCAACAATCAAATGCATTTGTCGGGGCTGCTCGTTGGTGGGATCGTGGGCTTCATCgccattaataaaataaattgggtggcgtaacagcccgtttgagaactagggtctagtgactgacaactctcaaccattcctgtgtgcgagtactgttgtcaaggatggaagggacctacagttttaagccgaatccgaatagcaaatttgagaaagcacgtttcatgacaagaattactcttggagaatttgtcaattcctcgcaaggcaggcattgaacctaagacctctggcatgacagtccatcgcactaaccatcgccATTAAGCAGCTGTTTAAAGTGATTTTTCCAAACTTTTAGCATCAGCTGATTCTCCACTACAGCATTTCCCTTcttatctttgcaggctccagGGCGGCTAGTGAATCTTGTTGCCGCGAACACTAAATATAAGGGGTGTGTTTTTAGACGTGtagttttcaatttggcaatacttttttttggagttgatttttttgataCGACTCACTTGAATTATGCTTGGTTTGCTTGCTCTTGAGCAGCGTTTGCAAATCGTGGAAATTGTGAACTGGCCtccaagatcgtgcgatttaacacaCGGACTATTTTTTGTGCCTTTTGTTTGGAATTTATTGGCCATCGTCAACTTcactgaaattatttttaaaatacaatgaaaaacctttatctttataataaagccTAATTTGTTGCCATAGCATTAAACATTAACTCGTCtaataaacaaactttaatagaaattataatactttttggtcaaaataaaattgaacacaAATTCAATTTCTCAAGccatttacaaacttttgtgaCTTTCTTTTGAAATCCATGTTTTTATTCTTACAATAAGCAGTTGTTGGCAAACTACTGAAGGTTGACGACCTTATATGCCATCACCCTGTATGTACATAGGTTTATTGTTTGGTCAAGTTCGAATCACATTGCTCAAGAAGCTTGAGCTAGGAGTACGTAAGATAAAAGTGTATATGGGATAACAATAACATtctaatcaaatcaaataatgTTTACCTTTCTTTCTGCCACATTTGTTCAACAGCGTCGGCTAGTTCTTGACTTGTTATTTCTTCGGAATCTTGGAACTTAAGAAATCCATCTCCTCCGTGCCCAGTTAAATAGATTAGAACATTACTTCCAGGATCTGTGAGTAGTTTCTTAGATCGAGCTGTACTATTTTGCGTCCGACCAGTTAGGAGGCGTACGAAGTTCTCCACTGTAACTTCATATCCTCGATAGTCAACTTCTACATCATCCCCATACACATTAATGTGCTGATTGGCATTGTTATAAACATGGCCAGGGCGTGGATTTCTTGGATTGCAAGCCATATCATCAGCAATCATAAGAATTATCTGACTATCTGGGATCCCTAATCTCTTAACTGATCTATAAATAGAGAGGACATTCGCTACATGCCGGTAATTAAACCAGAAACGAGATGCATCAACGAGAACAGCCCAGTTGTTCGTATGTGTCGAAGACTGGGctgattttacatatttttctgGAAGCTGtgaatgtttattaaatttcagtttaaagTATGAATGAAATACGTTCTTACGTCCACGCCGCCTTCATCTATTGCATATGAAAATACTGTAAACAAAGATAAGATCACTAATTgtataataaatttcatttttcaatcgAATCAAGCTACTGTGCTCAACATTTGTTTTTCccacaaataataaataaatgtcactTGTCAACTTTTCATTTAAGATGGAAAGTCAGAATTACAGGTCTGTTTGGGAACCTCTAAAGTCATTAGCTGGAAACTGTTTAGGATGTTTATACTTAAGTGCTATGCACAAGGGCCGCTACGTGAACGTAGAATTCAtcttaagcatcttgcacatgagcacgaccaacgaatgaacgaatattcgtcgattttgacatttctttcacatgcaAGTTTTTAATtagtcgcgaatgaagtttgtcAAGGAGCCACatccgaacaccattcaccaccgaaaccaaaagaAGAAtgaattttttaggttaagtacgcgcaaCTATTTTATTCGCtacgagtgtggataatgtgaaatgcgaataaagtttgacagttcatatcaactacaattttttccaCGACAATTAAATATGAACGATCAAAGGCTTAGCTCTGCCAATTGTGGGGAATCAACAAGCCGAATAGTTCTGTCGTTTTATACAATCTTATCTCGCCATCTAACAACTATCTAACTATTTccttcaataatttaatttaacaaatccaAATTAATGTCTTTTTCCCTTTTATCACATTTTTCTgctcaaaagtttttaattttaacatcattttctgaacaaaaaaaaactttcttttatgtTGACTACTATGCAGATAATCATGTCTGTGCTTGAAATgagaaacataaaaataatcaacCTGCCAAAGTGGCTGTGGCTCAGTCACAAATGCTCGGCAAATTTTGGATCTTGACAATTTAAGACTGATCGGAATTGGCTCGGATAAAATTAGCTCGGTAGGGTTATATAGATATATTTGCCCTTTTGTAGGTTTGGTTGACAAAGTTAAACTAAACgccattttttagttttgttgcctcaataatcttacttttcaTTGAAACTAAATACTTATCCTATAGAAGGGCTAGTAGCTTTTAAGGAATATATGCCATCAACGCAAAGTTGACTACTAGCATTTGAAGTTCCCAGGAACTAGGTTACTTATTGGGTGCTGCACATgcgtatttttatgtttattaaataattcttaatcTAAAGAACCATATATAATTAACTTGCAGACCAAATATAAAATcgattaaaaattgttaaaaaatcaatttcaaaaactaaaaaataagtgaaaacTTATTGAATTAGCAACGAAAAAGATAAACTTGAAATGACAAAACAACCACTCCAACTCTTTACGAACAgatatttgttgaaaatgtttagtTCACATTTTGTCCACAGTCTTGAAacgaaaattacatttttcgtATCCAAATCGTAAACGTTACATTGCACGAATACACTTTTTCTAAATTCCTTCTTGTCGTCATTTAAGGAAATGTACTGGTTACACACACATTCAGTATCTGTGCAGTTTTTAGTGATTAATTTTGATGCctcattattttaattctttctcACGATGATTGAGAACGTGCTGAAGTGAAAAGATGTCACAATGAGTTGCATGAAAAAATGTCCAATGTGAACACCGCCAAGTGTTCAATTCAATACAGCGGTTGTACTGATTTGTTGTATCTATGAACTCACCTCATAAATTAGTTttgcagtttttcaaaatgtcgcattcgatttaaataaaaacttgaaattaaaagttaaattttctattataattaatattatagTTAATTTGCTTCAATCTATTTGCCATAGTCCAATATTTTTGGAGTTGAAGTCAATTTTTCAAGGTGCTGAAATATATCATGTCTGTGATCTAAAAAGAGAAGTGAATACTTTATCAAAACGATGCATACCAACGCATTACTTCGCATTTAAATTACGTGTTGTACGGTAGCATTAAACAGTGAACTCAGACTGTCAAACAACAAATATTGGTCGTTGTCGTTGCTGCTCGAATATGGTGATTTGCGGATAGCGTTTGTCtcccaattttattaatttttttttcgtaaaaaaataacaaatatatcAACTCTAGCAGCTGTTAAATAACTATTCAGTGTTTATTCTTTTTAGTTTactgaaattgaattttatttaaacaattaaacaatcatttttttaaaaaaatatctttttccgAGTCGAGCTGTCAAAAGGTTTGTCGTTTGTCGAGCGCATCATCACTTCCATTCcgaaaaaatggaaatattttgataaaaacacaaattaattttgtaataaagttTAATACTTTTGAATAAGATTCAGAGAAACGTCTTTATCCGAAGTTGTAAGAAGAAAAATCGTACAAAATAACAATCCAAGCCTTGTTCATGAGGggagagaaaatttaatttggacAAACGAAAAAGTACGGGCGTGTGTTGCAAGTGCTTTGTGTCGCTGTAGAGGACAGTCGTTGGCGTTACATCTTTTTTCTGCagctttaaattctttttgatttaGTTACTACTGCATTGTGAGTGGCAGTGGCGGCCTTTGCTGGGTGTATTCTGCACTTTGAAGTTATAGTTGTTGTGTGTTGTGGATGCATGCAAGATCCAAATAATTAAGAGCAATTTAATTTTGCTACCtgtagttttgaatttaaacgtGGAAAGATAATTGAAAAGAGTTAAGCTGGAGAAACAAAATAGCAGATCGAAATTAATTCGTGACAAAATGGTACTGGCGGAACGAAATTCGGACATTGTTCGAAATGGCCGCAGATCGAGGGGACCGAGCCCGAATGGAAATGTTGTAGGTGCAACTGGGACGCCTGAAACAAGTTCAGATGATGATAATTGTGAGTAAATCTCTagaattcaaattcattttgttttgtattttataaaacaataccTTGCTTTTTTCCAGCTATTAAACGGAATGGCAAGACCAAAACTAAACAAAGCGAATATGAAGGCAAGTATATTACAAATAATTTGGGTGTATAAGAGGCAACAGTATTaacaaattgttattgtttgtttAATGTGTACAATGActgtcattaatattcggttttctttgaaattattttattatttgcaatAACTTGTGTAAAAGCACTGAATTTCATCCATGAGTTTTAGCTTTGCATCTAGGTATTTTCTATTTCACAAAATGtctgtcttaaaaaaatctatctaattgATAACACAATGGGCCGTAAGGGACAAACTTCTTCTTTAGAAAAGAGAACATTGGTAATTACCCACTATTTAAAACGTTCAACCTACAAGCACAttgtcaaaatgttaaaaaaaaggctggttGGTAATATTG
This window contains:
- the LOC129944380 gene encoding putative GPI-anchor transamidase produces the protein MKFIIQLVILSLFTVFSYAIDEGGVDLPEKYVKSAQSSTHTNNWAVLVDASRFWFNYRHVANVLSIYRSVKRLGIPDSQIILMIADDMACNPRNPRPGHVYNNANQHINVYGDDVEVDYRGYEVTVENFVRLLTGRTQNSTARSKKLLTDPGSNVLIYLTGHGGDGFLKFQDSEEITSQELADAVEQMWQKERYNELLFMVDTCQAASLYEKFQSPNVLAIASSLVGEDSLSHHVDPSIGVYMIDRYTFYALEFLEKVQPNSDRTMGEFLQVCPKRVCISTVSVRKDLYNRDPNKVPITDFFGSIRPTEISTGRINITLADEEDFFEHPVEDFTSANEIKYQFELQFPDHLFGGKK